One window of Flavobacterium dauae genomic DNA carries:
- a CDS encoding sensor histidine kinase, translating to MFKKHQQTVIVIVVSILFFVIPFINAPELQNNESFFNSLIFYKRCLENLVIVLYFYLNYFLFVPYFYRKKSYFIFIVISVIFLVFVVKVPDLIITKNDIYNALLAENPGKMRRRMMPPHSPFLMEFLIDRNAYQFYLALSIGILLKNNQYINTMKQDMLKSEVSYLKAQINPHFLFNTLNSLYALALVKSNDTPNAILKLSSIMRYVVTESSQEKVALKSELDYITDYIDLQKLRLTKHTHIDYKINGSINQQKIAPLLFIPIIENCFKYGIHQTENVIIKIHITVLGNEIILETYNKKSAKNITELEKTETGIINTQKRLDILYLNNYNLQITDTIDDYKVQLKINIK from the coding sequence ATGTTTAAAAAGCATCAGCAAACCGTTATAGTAATTGTAGTTTCTATTTTATTTTTTGTAATTCCGTTTATTAATGCCCCTGAATTGCAAAACAACGAATCGTTTTTTAACTCGCTTATTTTCTACAAACGTTGTTTAGAAAATCTAGTAATTGTGCTTTATTTTTATCTAAACTATTTTCTTTTTGTACCTTATTTTTACCGTAAAAAAAGTTATTTTATTTTTATTGTTATATCCGTTATTTTTTTAGTATTTGTGGTAAAGGTTCCCGATTTAATCATCACAAAAAATGATATTTACAACGCTTTATTGGCTGAAAATCCGGGAAAAATGCGTCGACGAATGATGCCTCCCCATTCACCATTCTTAATGGAATTTTTAATAGATCGCAATGCTTACCAGTTTTATTTGGCTTTATCAATTGGTATTTTACTAAAAAATAATCAATACATTAACACAATGAAACAAGATATGCTTAAAAGCGAAGTTTCGTATTTAAAGGCACAAATCAATCCGCACTTTTTGTTTAACACACTCAATTCACTTTACGCATTGGCATTAGTAAAATCTAACGATACGCCAAACGCTATTTTAAAACTTTCATCGATTATGCGTTATGTGGTAACCGAAAGCTCACAGGAAAAAGTCGCTTTAAAAAGTGAACTGGATTATATTACCGATTATATTGATTTACAAAAGCTGCGATTGACAAAACACACACATATTGACTATAAAATTAATGGAAGTATCAATCAACAAAAAATTGCTCCTTTACTTTTTATACCAATTATAGAAAATTGCTTTAAATATGGCATCCATCAAACAGAAAATGTTATTATTAAAATTCACATCACTGTTTTGGGGAACGAAATTATCTTAGAAACGTATAATAAAAAATCGGCAAAAAATATTACCGAATTAGAAAAAACAGAAACAGGAATCATTAATACGCAGAAACGTTTAGATATTTTGTATCTTAACAATTATAATTTACAGATTACCGATACTATTGACGACTATAAAGTGCAATTAAAAATTAATATAAAATGA
- a CDS encoding isopenicillin N synthase family dioxygenase: protein MQNIPSVDLRDFLSDDPVRKQKFVNEIGKAYEEIGFVALKGHFLSDELVEKLYKQVRNFFNLPLEVKEKYEIPGIGGQRGYVSFGKESAKGRTTGDLKEFWHFGQYVENNDKLANEYPANVTVNELPEFNSSGKETYKMLEKTGVYVLRALAIYLGLDEFYFDDFVKNGNSILRPIHYPPILNEPKDAVRAAAHGDINLITLLMGAQGKGLQVQNHNGEWIDAIAKDDELVINVGDMLSRHTNNKLKSTIHQVVNPPRELWETSRFSIPFFMHPISEMPLNCLNNCVNNENPKQYEDITAGEFLTERLIELGLIKK from the coding sequence ATGCAAAATATACCTAGTGTTGATTTGCGTGATTTCCTATCGGATGATCCGGTACGCAAACAAAAATTTGTAAATGAAATTGGTAAAGCTTACGAAGAAATTGGTTTCGTAGCATTAAAGGGGCACTTTTTAAGTGATGAATTGGTAGAAAAACTGTATAAGCAGGTACGTAACTTTTTTAATTTACCTTTAGAAGTTAAAGAAAAATATGAGATTCCCGGAATTGGCGGGCAACGCGGATATGTTTCGTTTGGAAAAGAATCTGCAAAAGGACGAACAACCGGCGATTTAAAAGAATTTTGGCATTTTGGTCAATACGTTGAAAACAACGACAAACTGGCAAACGAATATCCGGCAAATGTTACGGTTAATGAATTGCCCGAATTTAATTCATCAGGAAAAGAAACCTACAAAATGCTTGAGAAAACAGGCGTTTATGTTTTACGTGCTTTAGCAATTTATTTAGGATTAGATGAGTTTTATTTTGATGATTTTGTTAAGAACGGAAATTCTATTTTACGACCTATTCACTACCCTCCTATTCTCAATGAGCCAAAAGATGCTGTTCGTGCTGCTGCACATGGCGACATTAATCTGATTACGTTGTTAATGGGTGCACAGGGCAAAGGTTTACAGGTACAAAACCACAACGGCGAATGGATTGATGCTATTGCTAAAGATGACGAACTGGTTATTAATGTGGGCGATATGTTATCAAGACACACCAATAACAAATTAAAATCAACCATACATCAGGTTGTAAATCCACCAAGAGAATTATGGGAGACTTCGCGTTTTTCTATTCCGTTTTTTATGCATCCTATAAGCGAAATGCCTTTAAACTGTTTAAATAATTGTGTTAACAACGAAAACCCTAAACAATATGAAGATATAACCGCAGGCGAATTTTTAACCGAACGCTTAATTGAATTAGGTTTGATTAAGAAATAA